The Pelagibius sp. CAU 1746 genomic sequence CAGGGCAGGCTGAGGCCGGGGAGGGGGCCTCAGGCCAAGGTAACGCTGTAAACCTGGTCGCGGGTGTCGCAGAGGCTGATGCGCCACTCCACCGGGCGGCCGTCGAGGCCCAGGGCGATGCGGTCGATGTTCAGCAGGGGCGCGCCGACCTCCAGGCCAAGGTGCTTGGCGGCGTCGGCTTCGGCGGCGACGGCGCTGAGGCGTTCCTCGGCGCGGGCGATGGTGATGCCGTACTCGCGGGCGAAGAGCGTGTAGAGCGTGTTCGGCAGGTCGCGCTTACCGTGAAGGTCCGGGAACAGGTCGCTGGGCAGCACGATGCGCTCGAAGATCGCCGGGCGGCTGCAGATCGTGCGCACGCGGGTGATGCGGATCACTTCGCAATCCCCTTCGATCCGCAGCCGCGCGGCCTCAGCGTTGCGGGCGCGGCCTTGGGAGAGGCGCAAGACCCGGCTCTCCGGCACCAGTGGACCGCCGCCGCGATCGGTCATTTTGAAGAAGTGAAAGAGGGTGTGCTCCTGGTCGTGTTCGGCGACGTAGGTGCCGCGGCCCTGGCGGCGCACCAGCAGGTTTCCGGTGGTCATTTCGTCCAGGGCCTTGCGCACCGTTCCCTGGCTGACGCCGAGCTCCTCGGCCAGTTGGAATTCGCTGGGGAGCAAGTCGCCCGGTTTCCAATAACCGCCGATGAGGCGCTCTATCAGAAG encodes the following:
- a CDS encoding GntR family transcriptional regulator translates to MTQQLSALPGFKPLYQQVKDLLIERLIGGYWKPGDLLPSEFQLAEELGVSQGTVRKALDEMTTGNLLVRRQGRGTYVAEHDQEHTLFHFFKMTDRGGGPLVPESRVLRLSQGRARNAEAARLRIEGDCEVIRITRVRTICSRPAIFERIVLPSDLFPDLHGKRDLPNTLYTLFAREYGITIARAEERLSAVAAEADAAKHLGLEVGAPLLNIDRIALGLDGRPVEWRISLCDTRDQVYSVTLA